The DNA segment TACAGCTCCGCAGGATATCGACGCCCGCGATGCGTTCGACCTGATGTACGAACACAAAATCGAGCGCGTCCCCGTCGTGGATGACGAGAACCTGTTGGTGGGGCTCGTGACGATGCAGGGTATCTTACAGCGCCGGGAGTACAAAGAGGCCGCCCGCGACGAGGACGGTCGCCTGCGCTGTGGTGTCGCTGTCGGCCCGTTCGAAACCGACCGCGCAACTGCTGCCGACGAGGCCGGTGCGGACGTGCTGTTCATCGACTGTGCACACGCACACAACCTGAACGTCATCGACGGCGCTCGAGAAATTAAAGAATCCGTCGACGCTGACGTCGTCGTAGGCAACGTCGGGACGCGAGAGGCAGCCGAGGACCTGGTCGGGTTTGCCGACGGGATAAAAGTCGGTATCGGGCCCGGTTCGATCTGTACGACTCGCGTCGTCTCCGGTGCTGGAATGCCCCAGATCACGGCCGTTTCGCAGGTCGCAGACGTCGCTAGCGAAAACGACGTTCCCGTGATCGCAGACGGCGGTATCCGGTACTCCGGCGACGCGATCAAAGCAATCGCCGCCGGGGCGGATGCGGTCATGCTCGGCTCGTACTTCGCTGGCACAGACGAGGCACCGGGCCGCGTCGTTACGATGAACGGCAAACGCTACAAGCAGTACCGCGGTATGGGCTCGGTCGGTGCCATGAAATCCGGTGATGGCGACCGCTATCTCAAAGACGACCCCGAAGACGACGAGGAGTACGTCCCGGAAGGCGTCGAAGCTGCGACGCCGTACAAGGGCACCCTCGAGTCGGAACTCCACCAGCTCGCTGGCGGGATGCAGTCGGGAATGGGTTACGTCGGTGCAGAGACCATTCCGGAGTTCAAATCGCGCGCCGAGTTCGTTCGCGTCTCCGCTGCCGGACAGGCCGAAGGTCACGCACACGACGTCGTGATCACCGACGAGGCACCGAACTACTCGCCACAGGAGTAGCGGGTACTCACGTCCAGACTCGGGAGGTGTACCTGGAAGCCGAGAAGCACAAGGATACGCGCCATCTGTTCCAATTTCGTTTCGAGTCTACCCGGATTTTGAAAGGCTTTTGCGACACAACCGTTCGATACGGAGGGCACCACACCGAAGTCCACCCCTATCGTTTATGCAGGATGACCGTCCACGTCACCGTATGGACATCGAAGCCTTCTTCGAGGAGATGCCGTTTGCCGACCTGCTCGGCGTCGAAGTACTCGAGGCAGCAGACGGTCACGCCGAAGGGCGACTCGAGATGCGGGAATCGCTATCGTGGAACGCCGACCGGTTGATGGCCCACGGCGGCGTCACGTTCACGCTGGCTGACACCGTCGGTGGAGCGGCCCTCGTCTCGGAGGTCGATCAACCCGTACCGACCATCGACATGCGAATCGATTACCTGTCCGCCGGAACGGGTGACCTGTATGCCGAAGCTGACGTCGTTCGCTGTGGCGGGGATGTTGGCGTCGTCGACGTCGACGTCTACAGCGAGGACGAGACACTCATCGCGGACGCTCGCGGCGTCTACAAGACCGGTTGAGCTATCGCTCTCGTAACCGAACACGAACGTCTTCCGCCGGTTGGAGGGTCGCGCCTGGCTCGAGTTCCGGCTCTGGGTCGCTGCACAGTTCGACGTCGAATCGTTGCCAGAGCGTTGCCAGCACGACCGTGAGTTCGAGCATGGCAAATCGCATCCCGATACAGTGGCGTGCACCGCCGCCGAAGGGGAAGTACGCGTACTCTGGACGGGTGTCGTCGATTTCCTCACGCCACCTATCTGGCCGGAACGCTTCGGGTTCATCGTAAAAACGAGCGTCACGATGTATCTGGTACTGTGGCAACGAGAGAACAGACCCTTCCGGAATCTCGTATCCACCGATTGTTACGTCACTCGTCGGTTTCCGGAAGATGATGTATGCGGGCGGGTACAGTCGCATCACCTCACGAAGCACACGGTCAGTGTACTCGAGTCGCGTCACGTCCTCGAACGATGGGGCCCGACCGCCAAGGACTTCCTCGAGTTCCTCCTCGAGTCGGGTACGAACGTCCGCATGCTGAGTGAGCGTGAGGAACGTGTACGTGAGCACGAGCGACGTCGTTTCGTGGCCGGCGAAGGTAAATGTGATCAGGTTAT comes from the Natronosalvus amylolyticus genome and includes:
- the guaB gene encoding IMP dehydrogenase, which produces MANDVPENEPYSSKLRVPEALTFDDVLLRPKESRVEPDEADLRSRVSKNVEVSVPILSAAMDTVTESDLATAMARHGGLGVLHRNMNIDQMVESITQVKRADELIIPFEDVVTADPEMSVRAADEMMVRKGVGGAPVVNTNGEVLGIISSTDIRPHLEVGENDPVTAAMTDEVITAPQDIDARDAFDLMYEHKIERVPVVDDENLLVGLVTMQGILQRREYKEAARDEDGRLRCGVAVGPFETDRATAADEAGADVLFIDCAHAHNLNVIDGAREIKESVDADVVVGNVGTREAAEDLVGFADGIKVGIGPGSICTTRVVSGAGMPQITAVSQVADVASENDVPVIADGGIRYSGDAIKAIAAGADAVMLGSYFAGTDEAPGRVVTMNGKRYKQYRGMGSVGAMKSGDGDRYLKDDPEDDEEYVPEGVEAATPYKGTLESELHQLAGGMQSGMGYVGAETIPEFKSRAEFVRVSAAGQAEGHAHDVVITDEAPNYSPQE
- a CDS encoding PaaI family thioesterase translates to MDIEAFFEEMPFADLLGVEVLEAADGHAEGRLEMRESLSWNADRLMAHGGVTFTLADTVGGAALVSEVDQPVPTIDMRIDYLSAGTGDLYAEADVVRCGGDVGVVDVDVYSEDETLIADARGVYKTG